In the Hevea brasiliensis isolate MT/VB/25A 57/8 chromosome 8, ASM3005281v1, whole genome shotgun sequence genome, CTAATTTGATtctattttcaaatttcttttgctcattttaaaaatataatggaaTTTAGTTCATTACCCTTATGAaaagaaattgaattaaaaaaaataaagagaaaagaaatgaaagtaaATCTAATCTCtatgataaattattaaaatatgatagaaatacaattttttcaaaaaaaataaaaatataattacactCTCTTTTCTCTATTTAAAgacatttaaataaatataatataacacATTTATTATCCTATTTCTCTCTATTTTACTCCATTTGGAAGAAAATATTTTAGGTCAATTAAGaggatttgagaaatgaaaattttcttttattctgttttatttctcctcttttctcttttctttttattttaatatctaAATAAAAGATAAATATTAGAGAAATtagatttcttttcttttaccttccattcatatttctcaattcaaacaaAGGGTTAGAGTTCAAATTTCACATATTAAGAAACAAgcataaaatagaaaaaaaaaaaatctaatttcaAGGATTAAAATCTCAGTATCTAGTCTAAAACACCATGCAGATGTACATTCTAACATTTGAAGATAGAGTATGTTTCATAACATTCAAAAATCAAATGGGAAGACCTAATCATTTGAAAATATGCATATGACATGTTGTATTTGGGACTAGCTAATGAAGATTCAAGACACAGAGCTATGTTTTAAGAGTCGATATATTAAAATGTAATGCTAGAACTAAATTTGCAATAACAAAGGCTCGTTAATGCTCCACTGAGCTTATGCACGGTACTACTACTTCTGGTCCATACTAGCACAAGAAGACCATTCGAATATTCAGTTGCCGGAATTTGTACAATGTTTGCAGCAGAATCGTGCTCCCCAAGACACCATTTGCTTTATTCTGTAGAAATGGACTCTCCCTGTGCTTCTTCCTTCGATTCTTCATTTGCTTCATCAATTACTATTTGTGAATTAGAAGTAGATGCAACCTCCTCGAACATTTTATTTGCTTTATTCAGGATAATAGGACTGTTGGCATTCTTGTTTCCTTTACTGTTGTTCTGCAAGTCCTTGTCCACACCATTAGGAGAAGAAGAATCCTCCTTTGAAACTCCATTTGTGCCATCATCCTCAGAGGGTTCCTCCTCTGCAAATGCATATGCTTCATCAAGTAAAACAAGACTCTCCACTAAAGCGTCCAAATAAAAGGAGTTCTGTAGCCGAGATTTCTTTTGTAGAACCTTACCATTTTGCCTAAATGCAACTAACCTTCGTATTCATTCCAAATGTGAAATGTTGAAAAGTTTGGTCCAAGGAATAAAGACTACAATGTAGGAAAATTATTTCTAAAAAGTTagaaaattgaatgaaaatattTGAACAATTGAAAAAAGAAAAGTGTATTTAAATTTAGTCTTTatacaataaaattttaattttcatactgaaatatatttttcataatattaTGTTTTTCAAAAGATGGAGACcaactaaatagtagtttgattggtattaaaatatattaactaaaaatttgatgaaaaagctAAATAGTTTAGTgaaatcaaaatataaaatatgaatagtatatttttaaaatagaaagattaaataattaattttattaaaataaaaaattaaatagtaaattttgtCATAAGATAATGATTATGTATTTATCAAAAAAGATCacacatttattttttaaaataaaatattgaattgaaaattagtttgtcaaaaaaataatattattatttagtaAGGTTGCCTTCAGAAACGTTGTTGTTTATGGTTTTTTATATTGTTTTTGAGAGAAAAACATAAAATTTGTTGAGTTAAATTATTATTGttttctcttttaagtattctcTCGTAACTGCATTTCATTTTGTGGTGACTTTTTTTAAGTGAGAGCCCTTTCTATGGAGTAATTATATGCTATTATCCTAATTTCACGTAGGATATTCTACCTAAAAAAGTAaatcaataatataataataaattagcaGTGGTAGGTCCCATTAAAAAGTATTTTCTGATGTATTAAAAacaattttttcttaaaaaaaaattacaactaCTTTTTTCATCTAGTTGTAAtgttttaattagtttgtcattCCATGTGTTAATCCTACATGGAATAACAGAGctataatataatttttcttttctatctCTTATGTACATATTTATGTGCAGACAGCTAGGAATTTTCTAAGAACTCAGATGTACATCCTGAGAGGAAAATAACATTCAAAAATCGTCAAATGTGAAGATCTAATCATGTGAAAATATGCAAATGATGTGTTGTATTAGGGACTAGCTGATCAAGATTCAATACACACAGCTATGTTTAAAAGTTGATATTAAAATGTAATGCTAGAACTAAATTTGCAATAACAAAGACTCGATAAATGCTCCACTAAGCTTAGGTACGATATTGCTACTTCTGGTCCAAACCCGCACAAGAATACCATTGATTAGAACATTCAGTTGCTGGACTTTGTACAATGTGCGCAGCAGAATCATGCTCCCCAAGACATCATTTGCTTCATTCTGTAGAAATGGACTCTCCCTGTGCTTCTTCCTTTGATTCTTCATTTGCTTCATCAATTACTATCTGTGAATTAGAACTAGATGCAACCTCCTCCAATATTTCATTTGCTTCGTTCAGTATAGTAGGACTGTCCGCAATCTTTTTCCCTTTACTGTTCTTCTGCAAGTCCTTGTCTATGCCACCATGAGAAGCAGAATGCTCATTTGAAACTCCATTTGCTTCATCGAGTAAAACAAGACTCTCCACTAAAGTGTCCAAATAAAAGGAGCGTGCATTGCCCAAAATTTCAGTGGCCGAGATTTCTTCTGTCTTTGGATCATAGAAAACTAGCCCTCCAGCTATGTTTGCCAATAGAACCTCACCACTTTGCCTAAATGCAACTAACCTTCGTATCCCTGCCAAATGTGAAATATTAAAAAGATTGGTCCAAGATCCTGGAACACCATATTCTTTCATCTTCCAAACTGAAAAGCAGCCTTCCTCAGTCAATTTCGTAATAGCAACCAGCAAAAGTGATCCATCAGAAACTGCAACATCAATAAAGTGATATTTCTTAACCAAACAATCTGGTACCTCCATTTCCCCAAACACCTCTTCTCCCAAAGAAAACGACACAATCGCATCGCATGCACCAGGCCCATTAGGTGGCTTAGTGGCAACCCAATGACAAGTTCCATTCAGAAAAGCAGACGTTGACAAATCAGCGATGACATATTTCAGATCATTATTATCAACCTTTCTCCAACCCCTACTTCTCAAACTGTAAATCTCAACCAAAGGCGGAATcttatcaaatttaaaattactaTCTGGCAAATACACTATTCTCACAAGCTTATAATCATCAGTAGCGGAATCAAAGCCAAACCCAAGTAAGTGTTTATAGAATCCCAGTGAGGTAAACGTAACATTAGGACAAGGAATGTTAACAATCTTTCTAACACTAGGGTTCCATAACGCAGCTCCATCAGTGTATTTGCCATAAACACCATAAGATAGACAAAAGACCCCATAAGTGTATTTGCCATAAACACCATAAGATAGACAAAAGACCCCATTACAAGAACCCACTATATCAACAAAACGCTTTAAGTCTTTAAATGGGTAATCAAGTTCTTCAATAGGGTTTGCAGGGAAAGACTCATCTGGGTATAGCAAATAACGCACATTTTCTTTAAATGGCCAAACAAGTCCTCTGGTGCTGTAACTAAAGAAAAGTATTCCACTGTTTCTTACAGCGGTTTTCTTGAGATGGTGGGCTATGAAAGAAGGGTTGGTGATTAAAGAGTACCAAGTCTTGGAAACGCACCTGCATATGAGGATTGACTTCACTCGCAATCTTGACAAAATTTCTTCCAGCAATTCTCGAGTCAGATGATCAGAcatttttctttttgttcttcttGCTGCGTCTGCTCCGTTTTATTGAGCTATGGATCTACTGGCTCTGAAAAAATACTAGGCCTGCTGAGAAGTGGCTTGCCCCGTTCAATTTATGGAATTGGCGGGAACAGTTATCGAGCTAGAGTGTTGAGCTGGCAATGTAGTTAGGCAGCAGTTATATCTTTCTTTGTATATAAACAATAGAAGATTCTGGAATAGAGGCCGTTACTCTTTCTTtctacacataattttttttcttctagtaatttcaaaatattctttcataatttttctacacaaaatattaaattgaatattaattccaaaataaaaatattatttaatattattattaaaatataaagattttcttttaaggaattgaagaagtagaaaattcaaataaaactGAGAGAAATTCTAGAATTGTAGTACGTTACTGCACATattcttaattattaaataaattttaaaggcTTACGattaaataattaaacaaataaaaccctcattttattattttatatatttgtttttgttaatttaatatttaagaaatttttaaataaaatgaggTTTTTTTTAGATAGAATAAATTAGTATTTAgttctgtattttaataaaactaattatttagtttttatattttaaaaaatatattatttagcttttatattttacttccgttaaactatttagtttctccattaatttttttgttagttAATACTGATTAAGTTACTTTTTAGTCtctttattttagtaaaattaattaattaatccttaTATCTTAGAAAAACATATTAGTTGATCTCTATAATTTGActctattaattatttactcttataattattttttatttctaaattacCCTAATCATTTTCCTTCTTAttctctcttcataaaaaatagtATGAGCAacctacataaaaaaaaaaatcaattttcttaaatttttaaataattaagaaaaattatttccCATCAGATAAGCACACAAAAAAGATgtccaaaaaattaaaaatttaattttcacgtaacaaaatttaaatttttattgaggagtatattttttaaactattgtatttttcaaaatatatagaaaaattaattagtttcactaaaataaagaAACTGAATAGcgattttttaaaatacaagatCAACTAattgattttcttaaaataaaaagactaaataataatttaaatagcataaatattaaaaaatttaacaaaatgactaaataatttaacaaaaaaaagtaaaatatatgaTCTAAATAAGTGTGTGCATTAACTTTATACAAAACAGGCTATGAGTATTCTGAAACTCGGTATTTAGTCTAGAACACCATGCAGATGTAACACGTATGTTACATAACATTCAAAAGTCCAATGGGAAGACCTAATCATATGAAGATATGCACATGACATGCTGTATTAGGGCCTAGTTGATCAAGACTCAAGACACAGAGCTATGCTTCAAAATGCTAGAACTAAAGCACAAACTTAGGTGCTAAATATTTTCCTTACCATAATGAAACTTTAACATCCCGTCAAAAGGAATTAATTTACAAATAACAGAGACTTGTTAAAATGCTCCATTAAGCTTACATAGGCTGCTGCTACTCTGGTCCATATATGCTAGCACAAGAAGACCATTGATTTTGAATAATGTTTGCAGTAGAACGATGCTCCCCAAGATACCGTTTGCTTCATTCTGCAGAAATGAACTCTTTCTATGCTTCTTCCTTTGATTCCATCATTTGATTCATTAATTAACATGTGTGAACTAGAAATAGATGCATCCTCCTCCAAGATTTCATTTGCTTTACTGTTCTTCTTCAAGTCCTACTTGTCCACACCCTCAGGAGAAGAATAATGATCCTATTTTCAAGTTTCTTTTgctgattttaaaaatataatggaaTTTAGTTCTTTACCCTTATGAAAAGAAattgaataagaaaaataaagagaaaagaaatgaaagtaaATCTAATCTCtccaataaattattaaaatatgataaaaacaatttttttttggaaaaaaaaatataattattctcTCTTTTATGTTTAaagatatttaataaatataatataagtaATACATTTATTCTcctatttctcttttttttactcTATCTAGAAGAAAATACTTTAGGTCAGTTAAGaggatttgagaaatgaaaatttgagaaatgaaaattttcttttattctgTTTATTATTTTGTAATTGTATTTGagtgaaattaattattaaaatta is a window encoding:
- the LOC131182431 gene encoding F-box protein At4g22390-like; amino-acid sequence: MSDHLTRELLEEILSRLRVKSILICRCVSKTWYSLITNPSFIAHHLKKTAVRNSGILFFSYSTRGLVWPFKENVRYLLYPDESFPANPIEELDYPFKDLKRFVDIVGSCNGVFCLSYGVYGKYTYGVFCLSYGVYGKYTDGAALWNPSVRKIVNIPCPNVTFTSLGFYKHLLGFGFDSATDDYKLVRIVYLPDSNFKFDKIPPLVEIYSLRSRGWRKVDNNDLKYVIADLSTSAFLNGTCHWVATKPPNGPGACDAIVSFSLGEEVFGEMEVPDCLVKKYHFIDVAVSDGSLLLVAITKLTEEGCFSVWKMKEYGVPGSWTNLFNISHLAGIRRLVAFRQSGEVLLANIAGGLVFYDPKTEEISATEILGNARSFYLDTLVESLVLLDEANGVSNEHSASHGGIDKDLQKNSKGKKIADSPTILNEANEILEEVASSSNSQIVIDEANEESKEEAQGESISTE